A genomic stretch from Pseudoliparis swirei isolate HS2019 ecotype Mariana Trench chromosome 18, NWPU_hadal_v1, whole genome shotgun sequence includes:
- the LOC130207895 gene encoding elastase-1-like, with amino-acid sequence MCRSFMEIVSISFLVSMEFSRVLRDTYQRVKDRRVVVDGFRRCGLYPPDPFRLRRGTSSLPPPTQLPFSWATASNMPLSPSPETTSSSQFVHLTSPGNLRSVNSGAGPPPDPLSGPPPYYNCNTDKRGKDVTFVLALLRLSSDASLNSDVQLAALPPNGQVLPHNNPCYISGWGRTQTGGQLSAQLKQASLPIVDYKTCTSYGWWGSTVKNSMVCAGGGRNSGCQGDSGGPLNCSVNGRWVVHGVTSFVSSAGCNATKKPTVFTRVSSYISWMNSIMG; translated from the exons ATGTGTCGTAGCTTTATGGAGATAGTGAGCATCTCCTTCCTGGTTTCTATGGAGTTTTCAAGGGTCCTAAGAGACACATACCAGCGGGTGAAGGATCGGAGAGTAGTGGTGGATGGGTTCAGGAGGTGTGGCCTCTACCCTCCTGACCCATTCCGGCTGCGGCGTGGGACCTCCTCACTACCTCCGCCAACCCAATTGCCATTTTCCTGGGCTACGGCCTCCAACATGCCCCTTTCCCCATCCCCAGAaacaacctcctcctcccaatTTGTACATCTCACATCCCCTGGTAACCTCAGGTCGGTTAACAGTGGAGCTGGCCCACCTCCTGACCCACTTTCTGGCCCACCTCCTTACTACAACTGTAACACCGACAAG CGGGGAAAAGATGTAACGTTCGTACTCGCTCTGCTGCGTCTGTCCTCTGATGCCTCTCTCAACAGCGACGTCCAGCTCGCCGCTCTTCCCCCCAACGGTCAGGTCCTGCCCCACAACAACCCCTGCTACATCTCTGGCTGGGGTCGCACCCAGA CTGGAGGTCAGCTGTCTGCCCAGCTGAAGCAGGCCTCCCTGCCCATTGTTGATTACAAGACCTGCACCAGCTATGGATGGTGGGGCAGCACTGTGAAGAACTCCATGGTCTGTGCTGGTGGTGGAAGAAACTCTGGTTGCCAG GGTGACTCCGGTGGCCCCCTGAACTGCAGCGTGAACGGGAGGTGGGTCGTCCACGGGGTTACCAGCTTTGTGTCGTCCGCTGGCTGCAACGCCACCAAGAAGCCCACCGTCTTCACCCGTGTCTCTTCCTACATCAGCTGGATGAACAGC ATCATGGGTTGA